CCCGTACAGCGTCAACATCAACGTCATCCTCCCCAGCACCAACCACCTGCGCACAGGCCTCTACCGGACCAACACCAAGACCCTGACGCCGCAGCAGATCAAGATAGAGCCGGGGCTGGAGGTGCCCTGCTCCatctccaccagcaccacccaGGCCCTGCCGGACTTCACCTCCGTCTTCAGCGTGCCGCCGGTCGTCAACAACGTCTTCATCAAACCAGACATGAGCTCTGGAGGAGtgagtgtgtctgcaggctcccagcagcagcagcagcagcagcagaacctgGACTCAGAGCTGCACATCGGCCCGCCGGCGCCCCAGCAGCAGGTCTACCACATGCCCATCAGCAGCGGCGCTGACCTCACCATGACTCTGTCCCACAGCAGCCCGTCTTCACTCGGCTCCAACAGCGGCAGGACCATGCTCAACCTCGGCAGCATCGCGACGACGACCAACGGCACCTACATGCTGGCGGAGCaccacctgcagcagcagcaccaccaacaGCACGGTTACTACCAGGCCTCTCCAACCAACGCCACCCACCACACGGCGCCCCACAGTCTGCCGCCATCGCCCCCAAACTCTCAGCCAGGCAGCCCAGACGGGCAGGGAGAGCTGCTCAGCTTAGCGCCACACGCTCCGCCTCCGTACCAGCAGCGTCTGGGAGGGATGAAG
This genomic window from Sparus aurata chromosome 13, fSpaAur1.1, whole genome shotgun sequence contains:
- the klf5l gene encoding Kruppel-like factor 5 like codes for the protein MAASVGLAMNPPHTTDERAVFTQLKPVRMSGADGAEDASVFEDVKPGTQLELDKYLPQGSSSLLSLSTDAGDKKYRRESASVVDEYFSDDKPSAPYSVNINVILPSTNHLRTGLYRTNTKTLTPQQIKIEPGLEVPCSISTSTTQALPDFTSVFSVPPVVNNVFIKPDMSSGGVSVSAGSQQQQQQQQNLDSELHIGPPAPQQQVYHMPISSGADLTMTLSHSSPSSLGSNSGRTMLNLGSIATTTNGTYMLAEHHLQQQHHQQHGYYQASPTNATHHTAPHSLPPSPPNSQPGSPDGQGELLSLAPHAPPPYQQRLGGMKVTGLSPHALLMTHGQGVLTGPKYNRRNNPELEKRRIHFCDYPGCTKVYTKSSHLKAHQRTHTGEKPYRCTWENCDWRFARSDELTRHYRKHTGAKPFKCVACSRCFSRSDHLALHMKRHQN